The genomic region CGACCTCACGCGCCGGGCGCGCGCGCTCGTCCAGCCGTGGGTCACGCGCCAGGTGCACGCCGAGACGCCAACCATCCTCAGGTTCCAGGTCCGTCTCTAATCTCTCCTAAAATTCTCCGGCGAACAAATTAACTGCATTACTACGCTTCTCTTTAGGAATTGTTGAATCTGTACGTGCTGTAAACGCACGAATGATGCTACCTTTTTGCTCGACCGTCGCGTCCTTTTATGTCTATAGGATCGATAACTTCGGTGCTGGTAGGATTAACTTGCTCAGTAAATTTAAGATGAACCTGACTAAGGTTCATTCTCTTACTGTCTTACATCAAACTTGAATGGAATGGTTGTCTTGTAAAAAACTACGATGTTTTAGTTTCGTAGGTTTAATTGTCTTCGGTGTTTCTCATGTGTTGAATCATTGCAGAAGTTGGAGCACAAGATGCTGGACAATTTCTTCTCTGTGCTGTCATGTGTTGTCTCCGTGCCCTTCTACACGGGATTCCTCCCTCTCCTGTTCTGGGTATGCCTTCTCTCTCATGTCCCACTGGTTTTATTGCCTTGCTTTCTGTATTCTCGGTACTAATTCCCTTTGATCCTGAAttcttttttttgaaaaaaaatctATATCTTGCAGAGTGGACACGGTAGGCTGGCTGGGCAGATGACCCTCCTCATGGCTTTCTGTGACTACCTCAGCAACTCTGTCAAGGTTTTGCCATCTACTTGTATACAATTGAAGGGACACGCTTTAGTTTAATCACTGACACTCTCGATCTTTCTGAACGCAGGATATGGTGTCAGCCCCTCGGCCATGCTCTTCGCCCATTAGAAGAGTGACAGCTACAGAAGATGAGAGGGAAAATGCCATGGAATATGGGCTACCGTCATCGCATGCTCTCAACACTGTTTGTTTGACGGGGTATGTATGTTCCTGCTCTTATTTCGGTAGGGGAAGCTTAAAAGGAATTGTTGGCTGATGCTGCTTTTTGATCAATGCAGATATTTGTTACACTATGTCCTGACATACGGAGAACATGGCAGTCTTATAGTTGCTGCGGGTTTATCTCTAGCTCTCTACTCCAAATTTGCTTCATGTCCAGCCAAGTATGTCACATttccccttttttttcttttgcaAATATTGCTACATGGTGATCTTTTGAATTTTTGCACGTGAGAACACGCAGTGATATGAACAGATTATGCTACGAGAGAAGAGGTCACGTTACCAGCTTAACTCTGGATCGAAGTatttatacatatatatacatactAAAGGCACATTAATTGGTCCAGAATTGTCGAACAAACCCTCATGATCACTGCTAAAAAATTATACTGATATGATGTGCCTGATATAGCTATTGATATTTCAAGTTCTGAACAATTTGTGCTGCCATTTATTAGACACTCATAGAACTACAAGTCTGTAGCTGACATAACACACACCCAATCACCTGTATATAGAGTCATAGAGATAAGAACCTTGCTGCATGTATGAGCGAAAATATCCACAAATGATTTTACAACTGTCAAAAAATTTCAGCAGTGAACCGAACCAATCTGCTGGCATTCAAATGTTTTGATTCAACATATGGCAATATATTTGAGCCTCTGATTCTGCTGGCAATTGATTCACGAATGCATTTTGTTTTTATTTGATTCATGGCCAGCAATTGGGACTGGATATCGAACATTCTGCTGGACTCAAATGATATAGCTTGCACTAGGTTCCTCATGTTCATTTCATTTCCCCCTAACAGAAGTCCATTTAATCTGCTTTGCTCTACTGTCGTTCGGTTATCACTTATTGATTGTACATATCCATGCTTATCACAGGCAATCGAAAGATGTCGTCAAGGCACTGAAGAAACGGATTGGCCATAAGAATCCAAAAGTTCAACTTCTTGCGCTAACTGTAAGTCTATCTGTGGCTTGCCATTTACTGTTAAGTCTAAGTGCTCTTGTGATTGTCAAAGATTTTTGTCATTTTGTGTTGTGCTTCCACAAAACCAAACACCTGATCTTATGTACTAAAAACACCTAATCTTGAAGCAGTATTTGGTTGCTGACCCAAAGATCAAGGTTTGTGTTTTTCGGCTCAGCAAACAAGCAGAGAGAAGAGCCCCTAGAAAGCCCGAATGCAAATTCCTTGGGATTTGGCTTGGAAGATCATTATTTATTTGGTGCAGGAGGACGGGTGGACAGCTCATCCGCATCCTTGCAAACGAGTAGCTCCATACCGAGAGGCCCTTTTGCTTGCCGAGAAGCATCAGAATCTGGAGACTAACAGTGACATGTCGGCTgcggtggttgcagatgctcctcCGCAGCAGGAAATGGTAGCAGCAAACAGAATGGGCCAACCGCAGGTAACCACAACCACAACATCACATCTTTTGTTTCGCGTAGAAGCATGTACTCTATCTACCTGACAGTTCTTCTCTTTATTGAATCATCTGGTGGTGGACGAACACAAGACGATTCTTGAAGAGGTCCCCAGAGAAGAAAATGGCACCATTTCCGCCGCCAATTATGCTGGTAATGGCAGCATCAACGACGACGACGCTACCTTGTATCAGGGAGGTGATGTGCTACCGAATAGGTCGGCAAGTATATTTGAGAACGACTTGGCCTCGACCGGGAAAGCCATGCAGCAGCTACTCCGGGTCCTCGGTTTCCAGATCGGCACAACAAGAACGTGATGTTCAGCTTTAGATGCTGTTTTGTATATGTTGCAAACCTTCAACTCACTTCTCTACGCAGAAAGAAACGTCAGTGCTGAGGATTGTAACTGAAACTCCAGTAACAGCAGCAAACATCAGTTGTCTTCCCCCTGCACTGTGTTGCATATAGCGATTACTAGGAGATAAGCAACTGGCACTGCAAGTATGTTCAGTTTAGAAACAATGACTAATAAGGTGAGAGTCATCGACTTCTTATCCGCTTGTCGTGAAGGCAGGCTCCATCTGTACTATACAACATGGCAAATGTAAGTTCGGTACGAAGTCGAATATGTGGAGCAGTGGATGTACTCTTCTAAAAGAAAAGGGTGATGCACTTCTGGTAAACCAATGACATCTGTAACGGTGAAAATGAGCTGTTGGTTGTTGTCCTCACATTCCAACCTTCTTTGCGGATGCAATGCAATTATGCAAAACATTCATAAGATTGCTTGTGTACTTGATTAGTATCAAGGTTTCAAGGAGCGATGACATTTTCTTAATATATTTGTAGGACTACGAATTTAGTTACTAACTGGACTACTTGTAACTCTTACTGCACAGTGCACATTGTATAGTTGAAGTGCACACTCTTTATGTTTTTAAAAAGAAAAACATTTAAAGGGTGTTTAGTAGCCATGGTACTGTAAATCTGTGCATTCTCTTGCAAATTAATCAGCCACGCAAGGCAAAAGAACAAAAATAGTGAGTAGTACAGATCACCACATGTGTTGCTGGCCGCAAAATTTGGAACACAGATAGCTACTTTGCCAGGTTCATTTAATGTTAGTATGCTGAAATTGAACTTAAATTTGAAGAGTCGCAACACAAGCTTAGCCAAAACATATACCAGTGAAGTGCAAACGACATGGGAAAGAAGAAAGAACTAGGTAAGTGCTTAGAAATATGTGGTATTAGCTAATACTTAAAGCTAAAAATGTCAGTAGTGGCAGGTACATGGTGAGCTGAAGCTCTGCTCGTTAGGATCATTGGACGTGGTGCAACAAGGGGTTGATACCAGGGAAAGTTGCTGGTCCGATTTCTAGCTTTAAGGCTGTTTGTATGTGTATTTATATTGAAAAAGTGAAAAACGTGATATCCAAGATGAATGGAGACTATTGAGAAAATGTTTGCTTCAATTAGCTTCTGGTTACAGCTCATTTCCTTCGTCTCAAATTAGTATTTACTTTAGCTTTTAATTTGGGTCGGTGGAGGTATTATATTGAGGCCAAAAACCTTAAAAATGATCCTTTCTACTACTAATAAACAGGGATTTGGATTGCTGGATCGGATGGAGTAATAATGGCTAAGATGTTGCTATGCCGGAATACAAATACAGTATCCATTTGGTACTTCAATTCCCCGGGCTTCACGCTGCATATTTTTTAGTCTTCATAAATATGTTGCAAGTTTCAATGACATGTTACTACTGAAGTTTAGACttaattgaatatgcacaaatCGACAACAATTCCAAcgacaaatagaataaataacttTACGATAAAgttttgttcttttgatatatatcTGATCGTTATGTGGATCGCGGTGCACATCTTCTACTATTAGAGAAGAATATATATTGCTAACCCCACTCTTAGCAGCTGCTAggtttattttccatctttagaTCTACTTTACTTGTACGTGAATTCCTTTTATCTTTCCAATATTTGTTTCCACGATCGTCAGACTTATTTCTTCTCTTGCACGCCATTAATGGCAGCATCGATCTCTTTTCCCGACGCCCTCGCCTCTCTCTGCTGTATAAAATGCAAGATCACAGtcttcttcctccaccacaatCGAGCCATATCCCTTGCTCGCTTCTCCTTTTTGCAACGCCTGTTACTTGCTGCCAGCTCGATGTACGCCCTTTGTTCGCAACGCCGAAAGTCTCGCCGAGCTCGTTGTTCGTGTGCATCCTCTATTCGCGACGCTGGAAAGCCGTTGCCATCGTCCAAGTTCGTCGTCATCACTAACTGCTGCGTGGTCGAGCCATGTGCGCCTGACGTCTGAAGCTGTGCCGAGTGCCGCTTCTCCTTCGTACGCTGCTCCGCATCAAGTTCGCTCGCGTCGTGATCTTCTCCCTGTCGTGCTTGTCGTCACGACGCCGTGGTCGAAGCCCGATGTGCTCCTCTGCCCTGCTAATGTTCCAAATTACAAATTTtgtatatcatactgatgttgttCCGTTTCTAtgttttatataatttttttactaccgtcgcaacgcacgggcacatacctagtttaTATTGATTTGGTTATCTGCTAAAGGTCACTCTTGGGGTATTCTAATGGGTGTCGAGGACGACCATGTAGAAATTAAAGGCTAGGACTAAGTGGATTTTTTTCTTGCAAGCTTGAGAATTAGAAACAGAGTCGACAACTTCATTGGAGATGCATTATGCTTTATGGGTCAGCTAACCATTATTTTTCTAAGGATTTTGTCAATGAGTTACAAGGGTGTTGCCAAGACTCCAATTTATCTTTCCTTATTAGTGGTGATTCTAACTTGTAAGAGAACATGAGAATAAAAGCTCAAATCTGGGATGAGAGACTAGTGGATATTTTTAACAAATTCATTAAGGACAATCAGCTAAGAGAAATTAAGAGGTATGGTCCAAGTATACCTAGACTAATATACAAGAGCAACCGATTCAAAGTGTCAGGATTGTTTTCTCCGACAATGGAAATCAGTGTAACATGTAAAGAGAATCAGATAGGTATACATGGTTTATACTGGTTTAGGTGTGTGGGACCCTACGTCTAGTTTGGAATATATCTCTTGTATGCTCGAGTTTACAGGGGCGTCCATTGTAGATTACGATATTTTCATATCAGTCAAAAGCCCCCTACCTCGCCTTATATACCATAGATGTATGGTTAAAGAGTTCTGATAAGTTTGCAAATATGTTTTCTAATTGGTTACGATACAAGTAAAACATATAGTCTACCATACCCTAGTAGAAGTAATATGCCACACAAGCTTCCTTACATGATTTCTTGTTCTCCACCTCTTGATTACAAATGTCAACATGATAGGACTAATCTTTGTatttggtgaaagggaaatgtgctcttgagccatttctattatgttttggtgattatatGCCCAACACATAGAGTTATGACTTTATTGAGCCAAGAGTTAAAGATATGTAAATGGAaaagcaaggtatgattctagccttagtaaattatttttggtactaacattattctactaagtgctaggaatcTTCTCAAAGTGAGAGAAATTGAATTGGAGAAGGTTGGCCAAGGCAAGCCAAACCTGCACCAGCCTGCGGTGCagtggactgttcggtgtgcaccggaggcTGGTGCTCCggcgaaaaggctgctctcgggaaaatgcTGAGGGCTccacgactataattcatcggactgtccggtatgccacggGGGCCGGTGGCTGCAACAGTCGGTTTCTCCAGAAAAGGAAGGGaatcatgcactgttcactgtccggtggtgcaccgaattgtccagtgcgcccacggacagaaggcaactaaagccttccaaatggaactcaaacgactcctagctgccctggggctataaaagggacccctaggcgcatggagcacaatAACAAGCACCCATTGAACATTCTACAACGCCGAGACATCGCAAACACACATTTGGTTCATCGTGATAGAGATTCGAGCACTTCTTTGAGTTGTAACTCTACTGTGCTGTTTCGTGCTCGTTCttgtcttgtgtgcgtgttgttgctgcaactctcgctcttgtgtgtgttgttattcccccttactcttgtgttcatttgagatcatttgtgtaaggcgtgagagactccaaattatggagattcctcacagcgggatattgttgagataaagagaatcatggtattcaagttgatctttggatcacctgaaaggggttgagtgcaaccctcatccattaggacgccacaacgtggagtaggcaagtattctacttgaccgaaccacaggataaaaatcgctGTGTCATGTGCCTTTATTTCTGTGCGATTTTCTCTCTATCTCCATTCACTTCACTtgcataattgctctaagtttaatactcaccttgtgaagagcaattaagtgaagatgtTTACTCTGCTCGTACTCCTCACTCGAACTTGGCCTTAGCtttcactaatccaatattagtccaagtttgttttgttgagatgtttttacaggatcacctattcacccctctctaggtgctctcaattggtaccaGAGTCATACTCTTCAttcagggactaatcgcccgaagagatggatcctaaagacaaggggatggtgatcaatgacaaggaaaaggagactctctatgctgatgagccaaaaggtgacaagcccaTCGACTTAGGCTCaaacaacaagaagaaagatgggaagaagaagagacacaTCAAGAAGGTCATTTACTACGATAGCAACacctcctcctcttcaccaagggatgacgacgacgaagactcttcgtcgaaaaagaaaacagttaatcaaaactattcttttgattattctcgtatgccttacaattcgaatgcacatttattgtctattccacttggaaaaccccctcactttgatggagaagattattctttctggattcataaaatgcgtagtcatttattttctctccatcctagtatttgggagatagtggaaaatggaatgcatttcgctaGTAGTGATAATCTAgtttttattaatgagcaaatacataaaaatgcccaagctactactattctgtgagcatctctatgcagggatgaatacaacaaagtcagcggcttggacagtgccaaacaaatatgggataccctcaaaatctctcacgagggtaatgacgccaccatgattatAAAGATGGAGCTAGTGGAAGGTGAGGttgggagattcgccatgaaaaggggagaggagccaaccgaaacgtacaacaggctcaagaccctagtgaacaagatccgaagctatgggagcacaagatggacggatcatgacgtcgttcgactcatgctaaggtaatttactgttattgatcatcatcttgtaaaccttattcatgagaatcccaggtacaccaagatgacgcctgaggaaaT from Zea mays cultivar B73 chromosome 6, Zm-B73-REFERENCE-NAM-5.0, whole genome shotgun sequence harbors:
- the LOC103629566 gene encoding uncharacterized protein, which produces MLDNFFSVLSCVVSVPFYTGFLPLLFWSGHGRLAGQMTLLMAFCDYLSNSVKDMVSAPRPCSSPIRRVTATEDERENAMEYGLPSSHALNTVCLTGYLLHYVLTYGEHGSLIVAAGLSLALYSKFASCPAKQSKDVVKALKKRIGHKNPKVQLLALTEDGWTAHPHPCKRVAPYREALLLAEKHQNLETNSDMSAAVVADAPPQQEMVAANRMGQPQTILEEVPREENGTISAANYAGNGSINDDDATLYQGGDVLPNRSASIFENDLASTGKAMQQLLRVLGFQIGTTRT